The window GTACAAGGTCTTTTTGTCGTGGACAAGATCTTGGCGGCTGTAGCCGGACAAGGAATAGATCTTTGGAAGGAGAAATATAGCCTCCTCCGGGCATACCTCTTCACACAATCCACAATAAATGCATCTTGTCATGTCGATAAAAAACTCCTCGGGTGCCTTCTCCACCTTAGCGTACTTATCCCCTGGAGGAATTTCTCCGGGGATAATGCGGATAGCCCGAGGAGGACAGATGAACTCGCACATCTGACAACTCACGCATTTTTCCCTCCCCTCCTCGTCCTTAACTAGCAAAGGTGCGCCCCGGAACCCCGGGGGCAATTTCGGCTTTTCCTCTGGATATTCGAGGGTAACCCGGGTCTTGCCGGTAATCCTGTCCCAAAAATGTTTGAGAGTAATGCCTAAACCTTGAATGATTCCAGGCAGATAGGTTTTTTCAAAAAGATTGAGCTCCGGCCTTTTGACGATCATAATCACAATATATCAGGAATGTTCTTTTTCCGAGGGAAAAAAATCCCCTTATTTTACGAATTTTTAAATAGCTAATGTAATTAATCAAAATATTCAATATTTTTCTTTTTTATACAGCCGACTTCCTAGGTAAACTTAAGACAATTTTTTTCTCTTCGCCCTCGTTTTGACTTATAAATTTTCCTTTAAATCCTGGAATAGATTTTTTCTTCCCTCTTCTGGGTTTTATGTTAATTTGATAGCTATGAAATTCAGGAATCTTCCAGGAACGGATATCAGGGTATCTGAAGTAGGATTTGGCGTGTGGACTTTAACCACGGGGTGGTGGGGGTCCTACACTGAAGAAGAAGCGACCAGGCTCCTTAAAGAAGCTGTGGATTTGGGAATAAACTTTTTCGATACCGCCGACGTCTATGGGCATGGATACGGGGAAGAAATCCTGGGCAAAGCTTTTGGGAATTCTCATGAAGTTGTTATAGCCACAAAAGTGGGTTACAACTTCTACGGGGTTCAAAACCGAACCGCCCAACATGAACTTCCCCAAGATTTTAGCCCTGGTTTTTTAAAAGACGCGGTCGATCGATCGCTCAA is drawn from Methylacidiphilum infernorum V4 and contains these coding sequences:
- a CDS encoding NuoI/complex I 23 kDa subunit family protein; the encoded protein is MIVKRPELNLFEKTYLPGIIQGLGITLKHFWDRITGKTRVTLEYPEEKPKLPPGFRGAPLLVKDEEGREKCVSCQMCEFICPPRAIRIIPGEIPPGDKYAKVEKAPEEFFIDMTRCIYCGLCEEVCPEEAIFLLPKIYSLSGYSRQDLVHDKKTLYELGGVYPLPIRKWEKK